A region from the Lolium perenne isolate Kyuss_39 chromosome 4, Kyuss_2.0, whole genome shotgun sequence genome encodes:
- the LOC127295480 gene encoding WUSCHEL-related homeobox 6 — translation MEGSSNSPDGQSSGGSPEERGSSGGSGGGGGRGAGEPVRSRWTPKPEQILILESIFNSGMVNPPKDETVRIRKLLERFGAVGDANVFYWFQNRRSRSRRRQRQMQAAAAAAAAASSSASAAANTSPAASSTIMGLPSLAGAVHAMAPIGGSACQYEQQVSSSSSSGSTGGSSLGLFAHSTGMSSAAAVGYLQASCGASSPLASGLMGDIDGGGSDDLFAISRQMGFVGSPGGSSSAATTTAVQQQYYACQLPAATITVFINGVPMEVPRGPIDLRAMFGQDVVLLHSTGAVLPVNDYGTLIQSLQMGESYFLVSRQT, via the exons ATGGAGGGGAGCAGCAACAGTCCGGACGGGCAGTCGTCCGGCGGCAGCCCAGAGGAGCGAGGCAGCAGTGGTGGCAGCGGCGGTGGCGGAGGGAGGGGGGCAGGGGAGCCGGTGCGCTCCAGGTGGACGCCCAAGCCGGAGCAGATACTGATCCTGGAGTCTATCTTCAACAGCGGCATGGTCAACCCGCCCAAGGACGAAACCGTCCGCATACGCAAGCTGCTAGAGCGCTTCGGTGCCGTCGGTGACGCCAACGTCTTCTACTGGTTCCAGAACCGCCGCTCCCGCTCACGCCGCCGCCAGCGCCAGATGCAggccgccgctgctgccgctgcAGCGGCCTCCTCTTCCGCCTCTGCCGCCGCGAATACCTCTCCAGCTGCAAGCTCCACCATCATGGGCCTTCCATCTCTCGCCGGTGCAGTTCATGCCATGGCCCCAATCGGTGGGAGCGCCTGCCAGTACGAGCAGCAGGTgagctcgtcctcctcgtcgggaaGCACAGGAGGGTCGTCTCTGGGGCTGTTTGCACACAGCACGGGGATGTCGAGCGCCGCCGCCGTAGGGTACCTGCAGGCTTCGTGCGGTGCCTCGTCGCCGCTGGCGTCGGGCCTGATGGGGGACATCGACGGCGGGGGAAGCGACGATCTCTTCGCTATCTCGCGGCAGATGGGGTTTGTGGGTAGCCCCGGCGGCTCGTCATCGGCGGCCACGACCACTGCCGTGCAGCAGCAGTACTATGCGTGCCAATTACCTGCAG CGACGATCACGGTGTTCATCAATGGAGTCCCAATGGAGGTCCCGAGGGGTCCAATAGACTTGCGAGCCATGTTCGGCCAGGATGTGGTGCTTCTCCATTCCACTGGGGCCGTCCTCCCAGTCAACGACTATGGCACTCTAATTCAGAGCCTGCAAATGGGagaaagctattttctg GTGTCGAGGCAGACTTGA